Proteins from a single region of Ensifer adhaerens:
- a CDS encoding sugar phosphate isomerase/epimerase family protein — protein MKTIKGPGLFLAQFAGDAAPFNSWDAITKWAADCGYKGVQVPSWDARLIDLKKAATSKTYCDEFAGTARDNGVEVTELSTHLQGQLVAVHPAYDEAFDGFAAPEVRGNPKARQAWAVEQVKLALTASKNLGLNAMASFSGALAWPFVYPWPQRPAGLVETAFDELAKRWKPILDHAEENGVDICYEIHPGEDLHDGITYEMFLERTGNHARACMLYDPSHYVLQCLDYLDNIDIYKDRIRMFHVKDAEFNPTGRQGVYGGYQGWVSRAGRFRSLGDGQVDFGAVFSKMAANDFSGWAVVEWECALKHPEDGAREGADFVKHHIIRVTEKAFDDFAGGGTDEAANRRMLGI, from the coding sequence ATGAAGACGATCAAGGGGCCAGGGCTCTTTCTTGCGCAGTTTGCCGGCGATGCGGCGCCGTTCAATTCCTGGGATGCGATCACCAAATGGGCGGCCGATTGCGGCTACAAGGGCGTGCAGGTCCCGAGCTGGGACGCGCGGCTGATCGACCTCAAGAAGGCGGCGACCTCCAAGACCTATTGCGATGAGTTTGCGGGTACTGCGCGCGACAACGGCGTCGAAGTGACCGAGCTTTCGACCCATCTGCAGGGCCAGCTCGTCGCCGTGCATCCGGCCTATGACGAAGCCTTCGATGGTTTCGCGGCACCCGAGGTGCGCGGCAATCCCAAGGCGCGGCAGGCCTGGGCGGTGGAGCAGGTGAAGCTGGCGCTGACCGCCTCGAAGAACCTCGGGCTGAACGCGATGGCGAGCTTCTCTGGCGCGCTTGCCTGGCCCTTCGTCTATCCCTGGCCGCAGCGGCCGGCCGGCCTTGTCGAGACCGCCTTTGACGAACTGGCGAAGCGCTGGAAGCCGATCCTCGATCATGCCGAGGAGAACGGCGTCGACATCTGCTACGAAATCCATCCGGGCGAAGACCTGCACGACGGCATCACCTACGAAATGTTCCTGGAGCGCACCGGCAACCATGCCCGCGCCTGCATGCTCTACGACCCCTCGCACTATGTGCTGCAGTGCCTCGACTATCTCGACAACATCGACATCTACAAGGACCGCATCCGGATGTTCCACGTCAAGGATGCCGAGTTCAACCCGACCGGCCGCCAGGGCGTCTACGGCGGCTACCAGGGCTGGGTCAGCCGGGCCGGGCGCTTCCGGTCATTGGGGGATGGCCAGGTGGATTTCGGTGCGGTGTTCTCGAAGATGGCCGCCAATGATTTCTCCGGCTGGGCCGTGGTCGAATGGGAATGCGCGCTGAAACATCCGGAAGATGGCGCGCGCGAGGGTGCCGACTTCGTCAAGCACCACATCATCCGCGTCACCGAAAAAGCCTTCGACGATTTCGCCGGCGGCGGCACCGACGAGGCGGCGAACCGGCGCATGCTGGGTATCTAG
- the xylA gene encoding xylose isomerase, whose product MSTGFFGDIAKIKYEGPDSTNPLAFRHYNKDEIVLGKRMEDHLRFAVAYWHTFVWPGGDPFGGQTFERPWFKDTMDAAKLKADVAFEFFDLLGVPFYCFHDADVRPEGRSFAENTKNLNEIVDHFEKKQAETGVNLLWGTANLFSNRRYMSGAATNPDPDVFAFAAATVKTCLDATKRLGGQNYVLWGGREGYETLLNTDMKRELDQLGRFVNLVVEYKHKIGFKGAILIEPKPQEPTKHQYDYDVATVYGFLKNYGLENEVKVNIEQGHAILAGHSFEHELALANALGIFGSIDMNRNDYQSGWDTDQFPNNVPEMALAYYQVLAGGGFKTGGTNFDAKLRRQSIDPEDLLIGHIGGMDCCARGLKAAAKMIEDKALSAPLDQRYAGWQVPEAKKMLDGGFSLEEIEAWVLKSDLNPQPKSGKQELLENVVNRYV is encoded by the coding sequence GTGAGCACAGGATTTTTCGGCGATATCGCCAAGATCAAATATGAAGGGCCCGACAGCACCAATCCGCTGGCCTTTCGTCACTACAACAAGGACGAGATCGTTCTCGGCAAGCGCATGGAAGACCACCTGCGCTTTGCCGTCGCCTACTGGCACACCTTCGTCTGGCCGGGCGGCGACCCCTTCGGCGGCCAGACCTTCGAGCGCCCCTGGTTCAAGGACACGATGGACGCGGCGAAGCTGAAGGCCGACGTCGCCTTCGAATTCTTCGATCTGCTCGGCGTTCCCTTCTACTGCTTCCACGATGCCGACGTGCGCCCGGAAGGCCGGAGTTTTGCCGAGAACACCAAGAACCTCAACGAGATCGTCGATCACTTCGAGAAGAAGCAGGCCGAGACCGGCGTCAACCTGCTCTGGGGCACGGCAAACCTCTTCTCCAACCGCCGCTACATGTCGGGTGCGGCGACCAATCCGGACCCGGACGTCTTCGCCTTTGCCGCGGCGACGGTGAAGACCTGCCTCGACGCCACCAAGCGTCTCGGCGGCCAGAACTATGTGCTGTGGGGCGGACGCGAAGGCTACGAGACCCTGCTCAACACCGACATGAAGCGCGAGCTCGACCAGCTCGGCCGCTTCGTCAATCTCGTCGTCGAGTACAAGCACAAGATCGGCTTCAAGGGCGCGATCCTCATCGAGCCGAAGCCGCAGGAGCCGACCAAGCACCAGTACGACTATGACGTCGCGACGGTCTATGGCTTCCTGAAGAACTACGGCCTTGAGAACGAGGTGAAGGTCAACATCGAGCAGGGCCATGCGATCCTTGCCGGTCACTCGTTCGAGCATGAACTGGCACTTGCCAACGCGCTCGGCATCTTCGGCTCGATCGATATGAACCGCAACGACTACCAGTCCGGCTGGGATACCGACCAGTTCCCGAACAACGTGCCGGAAATGGCGCTCGCCTATTATCAGGTTCTCGCTGGCGGCGGCTTTAAGACCGGCGGCACCAACTTCGATGCCAAGCTGCGCCGTCAGTCGATCGATCCCGAGGACCTGTTGATCGGTCATATCGGCGGCATGGATTGCTGCGCGCGTGGCCTGAAGGCGGCGGCGAAGATGATCGAGGACAAGGCGCTCTCCGCCCCGCTCGATCAGCGCTATGCCGGCTGGCAGGTGCCGGAAGCCAAGAAGATGCTCGACGGCGGCTTCTCGCTCGAAGAGATCGAGGCCTGGGTGCTGAAGTCCGACCTCAACCCGCAGCCGAAGTCCGGCAAGCAGGAACTGCTCGAAAACGTCGTCAACCGCTACGTTTGA
- a CDS encoding nuclear transport factor 2 family protein, with protein sequence MHDFNAIAEAYIAAWNATDAASRVALIEKTFTADVSYCDPIMQGDRHAGIEALIAGVQGQFPGFRFTLKGAADGYADTIRFSWALGPEGVPSVIEGTDVCEIENGRLKSITGFLDKVPAR encoded by the coding sequence ATGCATGACTTCAACGCGATTGCCGAAGCCTACATTGCCGCCTGGAACGCCACCGATGCAGCAAGCCGCGTGGCCCTGATCGAGAAGACCTTCACTGCCGACGTCAGCTATTGCGATCCGATCATGCAGGGCGACCGCCACGCCGGCATCGAAGCGCTGATCGCGGGTGTCCAGGGCCAGTTCCCCGGCTTTCGTTTCACCCTGAAGGGTGCCGCCGACGGCTATGCCGATACGATCCGTTTTTCCTGGGCGCTCGGCCCCGAGGGCGTTCCGTCGGTTATCGAAGGCACGGACGTCTGCGAAATCGAGAACGGCCGGCTGAAGTCGATCACCGGCTTTCTCGACAAGGTACCTGCCCGCTGA
- the xylB gene encoding xylulokinase, which translates to MYLGLDLGTSGVKAMLIDGDQRIVGSASGALDVSRPHPGWSEQDPAHWLRATEEAISGLKAAHPKELAAVRGIGLSGQMHGATLLDAEDRVLRPCILWNDTRSFREAAALDADPQFRAITGNIVFPGFTAPKLAWVRANEPEIFSKVRWVLLPKDYLRLWLTGEHMSEMSDSAGTSWLDTGKRRWSESLLSATGMDEKQMPSLVEGTDPAGKLRPELVARWGISGDVVVAGGAGDNAASACGMGTVGEGHAFVSLGTSGVLFAANASYLPNPESAVHAFCHALPNTWHQMGVILSATDALNWYSGVAGRSASDLSAELGDNLKAPTGVTFLPYLSGERTPHNDAAIRGAFVGLGHESSRVVLTQAVMEGVSFAIRDSLEALRAAGTALSRVTAIGGGSRSRYWLKSIATALNLPVDLPADGDFGAAFGAARLGLIAATGADPVATCYAPRTAETIAPDATLVSAYEDSYQRYRRLYPAIKGAAS; encoded by the coding sequence ATGTATCTCGGACTGGATCTCGGCACATCGGGCGTCAAGGCAATGCTCATTGATGGCGACCAGCGTATCGTCGGGTCGGCCTCAGGCGCCCTCGACGTCTCGCGGCCGCATCCCGGCTGGTCGGAGCAGGACCCGGCACACTGGCTGCGCGCCACCGAAGAAGCGATATCAGGGCTGAAGGCGGCGCATCCCAAGGAACTTGCGGCCGTGCGCGGCATCGGTCTTTCCGGTCAGATGCACGGCGCCACGCTGCTGGACGCTGAAGACCGGGTGCTCCGGCCCTGCATTCTCTGGAACGACACGCGCAGCTTCCGCGAGGCGGCAGCACTCGACGCCGATCCGCAGTTCCGCGCAATTACCGGTAATATCGTCTTCCCCGGCTTCACCGCGCCGAAGCTTGCCTGGGTGCGCGCCAACGAGCCCGAGATCTTCTCCAAGGTGCGGTGGGTCCTGCTGCCGAAGGACTATCTGCGGCTGTGGCTGACCGGTGAACACATGTCGGAAATGTCGGACTCGGCCGGTACCTCCTGGCTCGATACCGGCAAGCGGCGATGGTCTGAGAGCCTGCTTTCTGCCACCGGTATGGACGAAAAGCAGATGCCGAGCCTGGTCGAGGGAACCGACCCGGCCGGGAAGCTGCGTCCTGAACTCGTGGCCCGCTGGGGCATCTCCGGTGACGTCGTGGTTGCCGGCGGTGCCGGCGACAATGCGGCGTCCGCCTGCGGCATGGGCACGGTCGGCGAGGGGCATGCCTTCGTCTCGCTCGGCACCTCGGGCGTGCTCTTTGCCGCCAACGCCAGTTACCTGCCCAATCCGGAAAGCGCCGTGCATGCCTTTTGCCATGCGCTACCCAACACCTGGCACCAGATGGGCGTCATCCTGTCGGCGACCGATGCACTCAACTGGTATTCGGGCGTTGCCGGGCGCAGTGCTTCGGACTTGAGCGCCGAACTCGGCGACAATCTGAAGGCGCCGACCGGCGTCACCTTCCTTCCCTATCTCTCGGGCGAGCGCACGCCGCACAACGATGCGGCGATCCGTGGCGCCTTCGTCGGGCTCGGCCACGAAAGCAGCCGCGTGGTGCTGACGCAGGCGGTGATGGAAGGCGTGTCCTTCGCCATTCGCGACAGCCTGGAAGCGCTCCGCGCCGCAGGCACGGCGCTCTCGCGGGTGACGGCAATCGGCGGCGGCTCGCGCTCGCGCTACTGGCTGAAGTCGATCGCGACGGCGCTCAATCTGCCGGTCGACCTGCCGGCCGACGGCGATTTCGGCGCTGCCTTCGGGGCCGCCCGTCTTGGTCTCATCGCCGCAACGGGTGCGGACCCTGTCGCCACCTGCTACGCGCCGCGCACCGCCGAGACGATCGCGCCCGACGCGACGCTGGTTTCGGCCTACGAGGACAGCTACCAGCGCTACCGTCGGCTCTATCCGGCGATCAAGGGTGCCGCGTCGTGA
- a CDS encoding LacI family DNA-binding transcriptional regulator: MRPTVHDIAAEAGVSLATVDRVLNNRPGVRGVTRDKVERAIATLGYVRDVAAANLAKSRIYPLIFILPEGDNTFMRGLAVEVEAAKMRSAVERTAITVVSVPAFDRAALAAALEKARTLAPAGVAVVAIDAPEVVAAVNRLREDGIAVVTLVSDLPGSSRDHFAGVDNIAAGRTAGTLMGRFLGGREGPVAIVAGSMLVRDHRDRLEGFSAAMAESAPGRRLLPVVEGHDDPAEVEKLVSGLIVDHADLAGIYSLGAGNRGLITALERAGRQADVCAIAHELTPHSRAALASGTLDALLNQDAGHEVRSAIRVLKARADGLAVIGAQERIRIEIFLKDNLPVDPA, from the coding sequence ATGCGCCCGACTGTTCACGATATCGCTGCCGAAGCGGGGGTCAGCCTCGCGACCGTCGACCGGGTTTTGAACAATCGTCCGGGCGTGCGCGGTGTCACGCGCGACAAGGTCGAGCGCGCCATTGCAACGCTCGGCTATGTGCGCGACGTTGCCGCCGCCAATCTTGCCAAGAGCCGCATCTACCCGCTGATCTTCATCTTGCCCGAGGGCGACAACACCTTCATGCGCGGCCTTGCGGTCGAGGTGGAGGCGGCAAAAATGCGGTCTGCGGTCGAGCGTACCGCGATCACAGTGGTCTCCGTGCCGGCTTTCGATAGGGCGGCCCTGGCCGCGGCCCTGGAAAAGGCGCGGACACTCGCCCCTGCCGGCGTCGCTGTTGTTGCGATCGACGCGCCCGAGGTCGTTGCGGCCGTCAATCGGCTCCGCGAGGACGGCATTGCCGTCGTGACGCTGGTGTCCGACCTGCCGGGATCTTCGCGTGATCACTTCGCCGGCGTCGACAACATCGCCGCTGGCCGGACCGCTGGCACCTTGATGGGGCGTTTCCTTGGCGGTCGCGAAGGGCCGGTCGCGATCGTCGCCGGCTCGATGCTGGTGCGCGACCATCGCGATCGTCTCGAGGGCTTCAGCGCGGCCATGGCCGAAAGCGCGCCGGGCCGCCGGCTTCTGCCCGTCGTCGAAGGCCATGACGATCCCGCCGAGGTCGAGAAACTCGTCTCGGGGCTCATCGTCGACCATGCGGATCTCGCCGGCATCTACAGTCTCGGCGCCGGCAATCGCGGCCTGATCACAGCGCTCGAAAGGGCCGGGCGTCAGGCCGATGTTTGCGCCATCGCGCATGAGTTGACGCCGCACAGCCGCGCCGCGCTCGCCTCGGGCACCTTGGACGCGCTCCTGAACCAGGATGCCGGCCATGAGGTTCGCAGCGCCATCCGCGTGCTCAAGGCTCGTGCCGATGGTCTCGCCGTGATCGGGGCGCAGGAGCGCATCCGTATCGAGATTTTCCTGAAGGACAACCTGCCGGTCGATCCGGCGTAA
- a CDS encoding metallophosphoesterase — MEPLFSAGISRRSFVTGLAGLGVGLAASRSRAAAPAIDATFLFSNDIHACLVSIEGLAPNCAAEGKTDASLLRHVAALNAVHAMRWPETVANKPSGLASAGRQIGKPLGLVLGGDITDDGGGQVRQPREGRQLQQFSSRYQEGAGPDRVHMPVYVGLGNHDLDQDGPPPHVDWYRRELRDYVELNHRQTVFYKPPVPVTNYDPLSDCYSWDWGGLHLVQLQRFGGDESKGAVNALPWLKQDLATYAGDGRPVILFQHYGWDAFSTEVWDAKLKTFDDSGDGSPHWWSIPQRQALLDAIKGSNVIALFHGHQHETAMIYRQSGLDLIKPKAAYMGGFAIVRVTDGFMDVVLAEAGEAHGEVAFTAAFSKRLG; from the coding sequence ATGGAACCATTGTTTTCTGCCGGTATTTCGCGACGGTCCTTCGTCACGGGCCTTGCCGGCCTTGGCGTAGGGCTTGCGGCCTCCCGCAGCCGTGCTGCCGCTCCGGCCATCGACGCGACGTTCCTGTTCTCCAACGACATCCATGCCTGCCTCGTGTCGATCGAGGGGCTTGCCCCGAACTGCGCGGCTGAAGGCAAGACCGACGCCAGCCTGCTGCGACATGTGGCGGCGCTGAATGCCGTGCATGCCATGCGCTGGCCGGAAACGGTTGCGAACAAGCCGAGTGGCCTGGCAAGCGCCGGACGGCAGATCGGCAAGCCGCTCGGCCTGGTGCTCGGGGGAGACATCACCGACGACGGCGGCGGCCAGGTGCGCCAGCCGCGCGAGGGGCGGCAGCTGCAGCAGTTCTCCAGCCGCTACCAGGAAGGGGCGGGACCCGACCGCGTCCACATGCCCGTCTATGTGGGTCTCGGCAACCATGACCTCGACCAGGACGGCCCGCCGCCGCATGTCGACTGGTATCGCCGCGAATTGCGCGACTATGTCGAGCTCAACCATCGCCAGACGGTCTTCTACAAGCCGCCGGTGCCGGTGACCAACTACGACCCGCTCTCGGATTGCTACTCATGGGACTGGGGCGGACTGCACCTCGTGCAATTGCAGCGCTTCGGCGGTGACGAGTCCAAGGGCGCGGTGAATGCGCTGCCCTGGCTGAAGCAGGACCTGGCGACCTATGCCGGCGACGGCCGGCCGGTGATCCTGTTCCAGCACTATGGCTGGGACGCGTTCTCGACCGAGGTCTGGGATGCGAAGCTGAAGACCTTTGACGACAGCGGCGACGGCAGTCCGCATTGGTGGAGCATCCCTCAGCGCCAGGCGCTGCTGGACGCCATCAAGGGCAGCAACGTCATCGCCCTGTTCCACGGGCACCAGCACGAGACCGCAATGATCTACCGGCAGAGCGGGCTCGACCTTATCAAGCCGAAGGCGGCCTATATGGGCGGTTTTGCGATCGTGCGGGTGACAGACGGGTTCATGGATGTGGTGCTGGCCGAAGCGGGTGAGGCTCATGGCGAAGTTGCCTTCACCGCGGCCTTCAGCAAGCGTCTCGGATGA
- a CDS encoding DHA2 family efflux MFS transporter permease subunit — protein MAATATAGSVAAAAPKVEEHMDPKRLIAFFAMVVGMFMAILDIQIVSASLAEIQAGLSAGSDEIGWVQTSYLIAEVIMIPLSGTLARIVSTRVLFSVSAAGFTAASALAATATNIDQMIVYRAIQGFIGGGMIPSVFAAAFTIFPPSKRNIVSPIIGLIATLAPTIGPTVGGYLSHAFSWHWLFLVNVIPGIIVATLTWTFIDFDKPELGLMKKFDWWGLASMAIFLGSLEYVLEEGNANDWFNDDHIVMGAVATVIAAVIFFYRAFKVEFPVVDLRAFSNRNFAFGSMFSFVMGIGLYGLTYLYPLYLGRIRGYDSLMIGETMFVSGLAMFFTAPVAGILSGKLDPRVLMTIGFTSFAAGTWIMGHLTADWDFYELFIPQILRGVGLMLCMVPINNIALGTMPPARMRGASGLFNLTRNLGGAVGLAVINTILTQRQDFHYARLAEHVQWGNPEAMERFNNMAASFNAHGLDGTTIAVKQLAAMAQKQAVILSFGDIFMLLTVLFLSLILGVMMISKPQGVGPSGGGH, from the coding sequence ATGGCCGCAACGGCAACAGCAGGTTCGGTGGCGGCCGCCGCACCGAAGGTCGAGGAACATATGGATCCGAAGAGGCTGATCGCCTTCTTCGCCATGGTCGTCGGCATGTTCATGGCGATCCTCGACATCCAGATCGTTTCGGCGTCACTCGCCGAAATCCAGGCGGGCCTGTCGGCCGGGTCGGACGAGATCGGCTGGGTGCAGACCTCCTATCTCATCGCCGAAGTCATCATGATCCCGCTGTCGGGGACGTTGGCGCGCATCGTCTCCACGCGCGTGCTGTTCTCCGTTTCGGCGGCGGGCTTTACCGCGGCGAGTGCGCTTGCGGCAACGGCGACGAACATCGACCAGATGATCGTCTATCGCGCCATCCAGGGCTTCATCGGCGGTGGCATGATCCCGTCGGTCTTTGCAGCGGCCTTCACCATCTTCCCGCCGTCGAAGCGCAACATCGTCTCGCCGATCATCGGCCTGATCGCGACGCTGGCGCCGACGATCGGCCCCACGGTCGGCGGCTATCTCAGCCACGCTTTCTCCTGGCACTGGCTGTTCCTCGTCAACGTCATCCCCGGCATCATCGTCGCTACGCTCACCTGGACCTTCATCGACTTCGACAAGCCGGAACTCGGTTTGATGAAGAAGTTCGACTGGTGGGGCCTGGCGTCGATGGCGATTTTCCTCGGCTCGCTCGAATATGTGCTGGAGGAAGGCAACGCCAACGACTGGTTCAACGACGACCACATCGTCATGGGCGCGGTCGCGACCGTGATCGCCGCGGTGATTTTCTTCTACCGGGCCTTCAAGGTGGAATTCCCCGTCGTCGATCTCAGGGCGTTCTCCAATCGAAACTTCGCTTTCGGCTCGATGTTCTCCTTCGTGATGGGCATCGGCCTTTACGGTCTCACCTATCTCTATCCGCTCTATCTCGGTCGCATCCGCGGCTACGATTCGCTGATGATCGGCGAGACGATGTTCGTCTCGGGCCTTGCGATGTTCTTCACGGCGCCCGTGGCCGGCATCCTGTCGGGCAAGCTCGATCCGCGCGTGCTGATGACGATCGGCTTTACCAGCTTTGCCGCCGGTACCTGGATCATGGGGCACCTCACCGCCGACTGGGACTTCTACGAACTGTTTATCCCGCAGATCCTGCGCGGTGTCGGCTTGATGCTCTGCATGGTGCCGATCAACAACATCGCGCTCGGCACCATGCCGCCGGCCCGCATGCGCGGCGCCTCGGGCCTGTTCAACCTGACCCGTAACCTCGGCGGTGCAGTAGGGCTCGCGGTCATCAACACGATCCTGACCCAGCGCCAGGACTTCCACTATGCCCGCCTTGCCGAGCATGTGCAGTGGGGCAACCCGGAAGCGATGGAGCGGTTCAACAACATGGCCGCCAGCTTCAACGCGCACGGTCTCGACGGTACGACGATCGCCGTCAAGCAGCTTGCTGCCATGGCGCAGAAGCAGGCGGTCATCCTGTCTTTCGGCGATATCTTCATGCTTTTGACCGTGTTGTTCCTGTCACTGATCCTCGGCGTGATGATGATCAGCAAGCCACAGGGCGTCGGCCCGAGCGGTGGCGGTCACTAG
- a CDS encoding HlyD family secretion protein, with protein MSASNTSSAARVRPVDENFEVQQETALEAKAPAAEQAAVQAPAETAQPPKKARKPIVPVLGLALLAAGGWFGYDWWTNGRFMVSTDDAYIEGDIATISPKVSGYVAKVDVVANQKVKAGDPLVTLDDGDYRIAAEQAEAKIATQKLALSRFDAQIAGAKASLAQTEAQKKALEATVRGAELAQKRASDLQSKAVGTVASLDNADVALDQARANLSGADANIAAANASITVLEAQRTEAESEIRSLELARDKANRDLGFTVLKAPYDGIVGNVAVQVGDLVSAGQRLAALVPVDQLYIDANFKETQIAHLVPGSKVKVHVDAYEDHAIEGTVASISPASGSVFSLLPAENATGNFTKVIQRVPVRITLPAEVLAEGHLRAGLSVVVDVDTRTAPDATKVAATK; from the coding sequence ATGTCCGCATCCAACACATCCAGCGCTGCTCGCGTCCGTCCCGTTGACGAGAATTTTGAAGTGCAGCAGGAAACCGCGCTTGAGGCAAAGGCGCCCGCCGCGGAGCAGGCCGCCGTCCAGGCTCCCGCAGAAACGGCGCAGCCGCCGAAAAAGGCGCGCAAGCCCATCGTTCCCGTGCTCGGTCTGGCCCTTCTGGCCGCCGGTGGCTGGTTCGGCTACGACTGGTGGACCAATGGCCGCTTCATGGTCTCGACCGATGACGCCTATATCGAAGGCGACATCGCGACGATCTCGCCGAAGGTTTCCGGCTATGTCGCCAAGGTCGACGTCGTTGCCAACCAGAAGGTAAAGGCCGGCGACCCGCTCGTTACCCTCGACGACGGCGACTACCGCATAGCCGCCGAGCAGGCCGAAGCGAAGATCGCCACCCAGAAGCTGGCACTCAGCCGTTTCGACGCGCAGATCGCTGGTGCCAAGGCAAGTCTTGCCCAGACCGAAGCACAGAAGAAGGCTCTCGAAGCGACGGTGCGCGGCGCCGAACTTGCGCAGAAGCGCGCAAGCGACCTCCAGTCCAAGGCCGTCGGCACCGTCGCTTCGCTTGACAATGCCGATGTGGCGCTCGACCAGGCGCGGGCAAACCTTTCCGGGGCTGACGCCAATATCGCCGCCGCCAATGCGAGCATCACCGTGCTCGAGGCGCAGCGTACCGAAGCCGAAAGTGAAATCCGCTCGCTCGAGCTTGCCCGCGACAAGGCCAACCGCGACCTCGGTTTTACCGTTCTGAAGGCGCCCTATGACGGCATCGTCGGCAACGTCGCAGTTCAGGTCGGCGACCTGGTTTCCGCCGGCCAGCGGCTTGCAGCGCTTGTTCCGGTCGACCAGCTCTATATCGATGCCAACTTCAAGGAGACCCAGATCGCCCATCTGGTGCCGGGCTCCAAGGTGAAGGTCCATGTCGATGCCTATGAGGATCACGCGATCGAAGGCACGGTCGCCTCGATCTCGCCGGCCTCCGGCTCGGTCTTTTCGCTGCTGCCGGCCGAAAACGCCACCGGCAATTTCACCAAGGTGATCCAGCGTGTGCCGGTGCGCATCACGCTGCCGGCCGAGGTGCTGGCGGAAGGTCACCTGCGTGCGGGTCTGAGTGTCGTCGTCGATGTCGACACGCGCACGGCGCCGGACGCAACGAAGGTCGCAGCCACCAAGTAA
- a CDS encoding TetR/AcrR family transcriptional regulator yields MSAVKTGTQDVIQPTVGLDEDLSSGGGRHAAGEDPAKREQILEGARRAFLSQGFDAASMNDITREAGVSKGTLYVYFENKEDLFKALIIKGKTRVVQTAKHALNDHDDVEESLYDFGVTLTTSMTSEETIRSMRMVIGVIDRMPHLAERFFSEAPENGYTVLKAYLDRQVPTGVLDIDNTEIAARQFIEMAQAGLFKHRLFGGMCSAPPREQIEATVTAAVRVFMSAYGPKQQVG; encoded by the coding sequence ATGAGCGCGGTGAAGACCGGAACACAGGACGTGATCCAGCCGACTGTCGGCCTGGATGAAGATCTTTCTTCGGGGGGCGGCCGCCACGCCGCCGGCGAGGACCCGGCCAAGCGCGAGCAGATCCTCGAAGGCGCAAGGCGTGCCTTCCTGAGCCAGGGCTTCGACGCCGCCAGCATGAACGACATCACCCGCGAGGCCGGCGTTTCGAAGGGCACCCTCTACGTCTATTTCGAAAACAAGGAAGACCTGTTCAAGGCGCTGATCATCAAGGGCAAGACCCGGGTGGTCCAGACTGCCAAGCACGCGCTCAACGATCACGACGACGTCGAGGAGTCACTCTACGATTTCGGCGTGACGCTGACGACCAGCATGACCTCCGAAGAAACCATCCGTTCCATGCGCATGGTGATCGGCGTGATCGACCGCATGCCGCATCTGGCCGAGCGCTTCTTCAGCGAGGCGCCCGAGAACGGCTACACCGTGCTCAAGGCCTATCTCGACCGCCAGGTTCCAACCGGTGTTCTCGACATCGACAATACCGAGATCGCTGCCCGCCAGTTCATCGAGATGGCACAGGCCGGGCTCTTCAAGCACCGGCTTTTCGGCGGCATGTGCTCCGCCCCGCCGCGCGAGCAGATCGAGGCGACGGTGACCGCCGCCGTCCGCGTCTTCATGTCCGCCTACGGACCAAAGCAACAGGTCGGCTGA
- a CDS encoding AraC family transcriptional regulator, with product MSAIGRAVWFIESHFAKDISLDEIAGAAGLSRFHLSRVFGLVTGRSISAYIRGRRLSDAAYALADGSLSILSVALEAGYNSHEAFTRAFRDQFGVTPETVRKQRHVRNIELMEPLRMDDTRLLKIDPPRFEDSPPLLLAGLSETYAYSRTEGIPSLWQRFNRHFGNIPGQKGEIAYGVCTQSNGEAGTFRYMAAADVSETDELPDGFSTLKLPKQRYAVFLHRGHISAIAKTADYVFGTWLPESGLQHGETPDLIERYDERFDPHSGMGVVELWIPIKS from the coding sequence ATGAGTGCCATCGGACGGGCGGTCTGGTTCATCGAGAGCCATTTCGCAAAGGACATATCGCTGGATGAAATCGCCGGGGCCGCTGGCCTTTCGCGCTTCCATCTCTCGCGTGTTTTCGGGCTGGTCACGGGCCGCTCGATCAGCGCCTATATTCGCGGGCGGCGCCTCAGCGATGCCGCATACGCCCTGGCCGATGGCTCCCTCAGTATTCTTTCGGTAGCCCTCGAAGCGGGCTACAACTCGCACGAGGCTTTCACCCGCGCCTTTCGCGACCAGTTCGGCGTGACGCCCGAGACGGTGCGCAAGCAAAGGCACGTTCGAAACATCGAACTGATGGAGCCTTTAAGAATGGACGATACCCGCCTCTTGAAGATCGACCCGCCGCGCTTCGAAGACAGCCCGCCCCTGCTTCTGGCGGGCCTTTCGGAAACCTACGCCTATAGCCGCACCGAGGGCATCCCCTCGCTCTGGCAACGCTTCAACCGCCATTTCGGCAACATACCCGGCCAGAAGGGCGAAATCGCCTACGGTGTCTGCACCCAAAGCAATGGCGAGGCCGGAACCTTCCGCTACATGGCAGCCGCGGACGTCAGCGAAACCGACGAACTGCCCGACGGCTTTTCGACGCTGAAGCTGCCGAAGCAACGCTATGCGGTCTTCCTGCACCGTGGCCACATCTCCGCGATCGCCAAGACCGCGGACTATGTCTTCGGCACCTGGTTGCCCGAGTCCGGGCTTCAACACGGCGAAACGCCCGACCTCATCGAGCGCTACGACGAACGCTTCGACCCGCATTCGGGCATGGGCGTCGTCGAACTGTGGATTCCGATCAAATCGTAA